Proteins from a single region of Calonectris borealis chromosome 14, bCalBor7.hap1.2, whole genome shotgun sequence:
- the GCHFR gene encoding GTP cyclohydrolase 1 feedback regulatory protein, producing MPYLLISTQIRMEVGPTMVGDEHSDPSLMSFLGATKRNMLGNHFWEYYVNDAPRIVLNKLESCGYRVVSMTGVGQTLVWCLHKE from the exons aTGCCGTACCTGCTCATCAGCACGCAGATCCGCATG GAGGTTGGCCCCACCATGGTGGGCGATGAGCATTCGGATCCCAGCCTGATGAGCTTCCTGGGGGCCACGAAGAGGAACATGCTGGGGAACCACTT CTGGGAGTACTACGTGAACGATGCGCCGCGGATAGTCTTGAACAAGTTGGAGAGCTGTGGTTACCGGGTGGTGAGCATGACAGGCGTGGGCCAGACGTTGGTGTGGTGCCTCCACAAGGAATAG